In one window of Kitasatospora sp. MMS16-BH015 DNA:
- a CDS encoding protein-tyrosine-phosphatase yields the protein MPGYVAVAPRPVDTFRILFVCTGNVCRSPIAERLTRHELRARLDGSLAGRILVESAGTWGHEGAPMEAHAATVLGEYGVDSGGFVGRELLDEHVVGADLVLTATLDHRAQVISMGHAAGLRTFTLKEFTRLVRRIDPSTLPDARSGAQVAERARALVRAAAALRGWLLASSPESDEVDDPYGAPIGMFRNCGEEIFDALDPVVTALTGVGR from the coding sequence ATACCCGGCTACGTCGCCGTCGCCCCCAGGCCGGTGGACACCTTCCGGATCCTGTTCGTCTGCACCGGCAACGTCTGCCGCTCGCCGATCGCGGAGCGGCTGACCCGGCATGAGCTCCGGGCCCGGCTGGACGGCTCGCTGGCCGGCCGGATCCTGGTCGAGAGCGCCGGCACCTGGGGCCACGAGGGCGCCCCGATGGAGGCGCACGCCGCCACCGTGCTCGGTGAGTACGGCGTGGACAGCGGCGGCTTCGTCGGCCGCGAGCTGCTGGACGAGCACGTGGTCGGCGCCGACCTGGTGCTGACCGCGACGCTGGACCACCGCGCGCAGGTCATCTCGATGGGCCACGCGGCGGGTCTGCGGACCTTCACGCTCAAGGAGTTCACCCGGCTGGTGCGGCGGATCGACCCGTCCACCCTGCCGGACGCCCGGAGCGGGGCCCAGGTGGCCGAGCGGGCCCGGGCGCTGGTCCGTGCCGCCGCAGCCCTGCGGGGCTGGCTGCTCGCCTCCTCGCCGGAGTCGGACGAGGTCGACGATCCGTACGGGGCGCCGATCGGGATGTTCCGGAACTGCGGCGAGGAGATATTCGACGCCCTGGACCCGGTGGTGACGGCCCTGACCGGGGTGGGGCGCTAG
- a CDS encoding MraY family glycosyltransferase codes for MREYLLVLFTTAAVTYLLTGPVRKFAIAAGAMPAVRARDVHREPTPRLGGIAMFGGLCAGLLVASQLTHLGRMFVQSADVKALLSGAGIMWVLGVLDDKWGVDALVKLGGQMIAAGVMVWQGVTVISIPVPGFQTVTLSPTQGMIISVTLVVVMVNAVNFIDGLDGLAAGMVCIAAMAFFLYSYRLWYGYGISDAAPAVLFSALLIGMCLGFLPHNLHPARIFMGDSGSMMLGLMLAVSAISITGRVDPDLVTAQTGGSQTAAIHVLVPIYIPLLLPLTVIALPLADLLLAVVRRTWAGKSPFAADKQHLHHRLLEVGHSHSRAVLIMYFWAALIAFGTVAVSITNTARAVVLAFAGLCLVGIVVLLMPRFRPHAPRAVQAFVPPRYRKPEPAEPVAPAMAELSAEDKELLGRLGTGAHAIGSNRAERGN; via the coding sequence GTGCGTGAATACCTGCTGGTGCTCTTCACGACGGCGGCCGTGACGTACCTGCTGACCGGGCCGGTGCGGAAGTTCGCCATCGCCGCCGGCGCGATGCCGGCCGTGCGGGCGCGCGACGTGCACCGGGAGCCGACGCCCCGCCTCGGCGGGATCGCGATGTTCGGCGGGCTCTGCGCCGGGCTGCTGGTCGCCTCCCAACTGACGCACCTCGGACGGATGTTCGTGCAGAGCGCGGACGTCAAGGCGCTGCTCTCGGGCGCGGGCATCATGTGGGTGCTCGGGGTGCTCGACGACAAGTGGGGCGTGGACGCACTGGTGAAGCTCGGCGGTCAGATGATCGCCGCCGGTGTGATGGTCTGGCAGGGCGTCACGGTGATCTCGATCCCGGTGCCCGGCTTCCAGACGGTGACCCTGTCGCCCACCCAGGGGATGATCATTTCGGTAACCCTGGTCGTCGTCATGGTGAACGCCGTGAACTTCATCGACGGCCTGGACGGCCTGGCGGCGGGCATGGTCTGCATCGCCGCGATGGCGTTCTTCCTCTACTCGTACCGGCTCTGGTACGGCTACGGGATCTCCGACGCGGCCCCCGCCGTGCTGTTCAGCGCGCTGCTGATCGGCATGTGCCTGGGCTTCCTGCCGCACAATCTGCACCCGGCCCGGATCTTCATGGGCGACTCGGGCTCGATGATGCTCGGCCTGATGCTGGCCGTCTCGGCGATCTCGATCACCGGCCGCGTCGACCCCGACCTGGTGACCGCGCAGACCGGCGGCTCGCAGACCGCCGCGATCCACGTGCTGGTGCCGATCTACATCCCGCTGCTGCTGCCGCTGACCGTCATCGCGCTGCCGCTGGCCGACCTGCTGCTCGCCGTGGTGCGCCGCACCTGGGCCGGCAAGTCGCCCTTCGCGGCGGACAAGCAGCACCTGCACCACCGCCTGCTCGAGGTCGGCCACTCGCACAGCCGGGCCGTGCTGATCATGTACTTCTGGGCCGCGCTGATCGCCTTCGGCACGGTGGCCGTCTCGATCACCAACACCGCCCGGGCCGTGGTGCTGGCCTTCGCCGGGCTCTGCCTGGTGGGCATCGTGGTGCTGCTGATGCCGCGCTTCCGCCCGCACGCCCCGCGCGCGGTGCAGGCCTTCGTGCCCCCGCGCTACCGCAAGCCGGAGCCGGCGGAGCCGGTCGCGCCGGCCATGGCGGAGCTCTCGGCGGAGGACAAAGAGCTGCTCGGACGGCTCGGCACCGGGGCCCACGCGATCGGCAGCAACCGTGCGGAGCGCGGGAACTGA
- the glyA gene encoding serine hydroxymethyltransferase: MIVTDSAVGWEAPPALVSADPELADLLGAEAVRRSETLQLLAGENVTSPAVLAALAGPLVDKYAEGYPGRRHHTGCALADAAELLAVERAERLFAAEHANVQPRSATSAMLAVYAALLRPGDVVLAMSLEHGGHLSCGSRANFSGRWFDFVGYGVGEQSGLVDLDQVRELAKVHRPKAIVAGGISYPRELDWAGFREIADEVDAYLIASAAQITGLVAAGVAASPVPYADVTVAATHKLLRGPRGGLLLTGRELADRIDRAVFPFSQGGAAMNEVAGKAVALAQAGTPEFGAYVRRAVAGARSLAGALGAAGARPLTGGTDTHLVTADVSPLGLTGLEAERRCAAAGLMLGKCAIPYDPAPAAETSGIRLGTGAVAAQGMAEEGFAELGELLVAALTGVDAASAGSRVREVARALATG, from the coding sequence ATGATCGTCACCGATTCCGCTGTCGGGTGGGAGGCTCCGCCGGCCCTGGTGAGCGCTGATCCGGAGCTGGCCGACCTGTTGGGGGCCGAGGCCGTCCGCCGCTCGGAGACGCTGCAGTTGCTGGCGGGGGAGAACGTGACCAGCCCGGCCGTGCTGGCGGCCCTGGCCGGGCCGCTGGTGGACAAGTACGCCGAGGGGTACCCGGGGCGTCGGCACCACACCGGGTGCGCGTTGGCGGATGCCGCCGAGCTGCTGGCGGTGGAGCGGGCCGAGCGGCTGTTCGCCGCCGAGCACGCCAACGTCCAACCGAGGTCGGCGACTTCGGCGATGCTCGCGGTGTACGCGGCGCTGCTGCGGCCGGGTGACGTGGTGCTGGCGATGTCGCTGGAGCACGGCGGGCACCTCAGCTGCGGGTCGCGGGCGAACTTCTCCGGGCGGTGGTTCGACTTCGTCGGCTACGGGGTGGGGGAGCAGAGCGGGCTGGTCGACCTCGACCAGGTGCGCGAGCTGGCCAAGGTGCACCGGCCGAAGGCGATCGTGGCGGGCGGCATCTCGTACCCGCGTGAGCTGGACTGGGCGGGCTTCCGGGAGATCGCCGACGAGGTGGACGCCTACCTGATCGCCTCGGCGGCCCAGATCACCGGTCTGGTGGCGGCCGGGGTGGCGGCCTCCCCGGTGCCGTACGCCGACGTGACGGTGGCGGCCACCCACAAGCTGCTGCGGGGGCCGCGGGGTGGCCTGCTGCTGACCGGGCGCGAGCTCGCGGACCGGATCGACCGGGCGGTCTTCCCGTTCTCGCAGGGCGGCGCCGCGATGAACGAGGTGGCCGGCAAGGCCGTCGCGCTCGCGCAGGCGGGTACGCCGGAGTTCGGCGCGTACGTGCGGCGCGCGGTGGCCGGTGCACGCTCCCTGGCGGGCGCCCTGGGGGCGGCCGGGGCCCGTCCGCTGACGGGAGGCACCGACACCCATCTGGTGACCGCCGACGTCTCCCCGCTCGGCCTGACCGGCCTGGAGGCCGAGCGCCGCTGCGCGGCGGCCGGGCTGATGCTGGGCAAGTGCGCGATCCCGTACGACCCGGCGCCGGCCGCCGAGACCTCCGGCATCCGGCTGGGCACGGGGGCGGTGGCGGCCCAGGGGATGGCGGAGGAGGGCTTCGCGGAGCTGGGGGAGCTGCTGGTCGCGGCGTTGACCGGAGTGGACGCGGCGAGCGCGGGTAGCCGAGTACGGGAGGTGGCCCGGGCGCTGGCCACCGGGTGA
- a CDS encoding L-threonylcarbamoyladenylate synthase — MSRRYDCADAGERATGLREAASAIRRGEQVVIPTDTLYGIGADAFNAEAVAGLLAAKGRGRNMPSPVLVGSPTTLHGLVTDFSEQAWELVDAFWPGGLTLVAKHQPSLRWDLGETRGTVAVRMPLHPVALELLNTTGPLAVSSANKTGGPSPATCDEAFEQLGEAVSVYLDGGVANFSQASSIVDVTGKVPVLLRAGAVSVEQLREVIPDLEAGS, encoded by the coding sequence ATGAGCCGCCGATACGACTGTGCAGACGCCGGAGAGCGCGCCACCGGGCTGCGCGAGGCCGCATCCGCGATCCGCCGGGGCGAGCAGGTGGTGATCCCCACCGACACGCTGTACGGCATCGGCGCGGACGCCTTCAACGCGGAGGCCGTGGCCGGCCTGCTGGCCGCCAAGGGCCGGGGCCGGAACATGCCCTCGCCGGTGCTGGTCGGCTCGCCGACCACCCTGCACGGCCTGGTCACCGACTTCTCCGAGCAGGCCTGGGAGCTGGTCGACGCCTTCTGGCCCGGCGGGCTGACCCTGGTCGCCAAGCACCAGCCCTCGCTCCGCTGGGACCTGGGCGAGACCCGGGGCACCGTGGCCGTCCGGATGCCGCTGCACCCGGTCGCCCTGGAGCTGCTCAACACCACCGGCCCGCTGGCCGTCTCCAGCGCCAACAAGACCGGCGGGCCCTCGCCCGCCACCTGCGACGAGGCCTTCGAGCAGCTCGGTGAGGCCGTCTCGGTCTACCTGGACGGCGGGGTCGCCAACTTCTCCCAGGCCTCCTCGATCGTCGACGTCACGGGCAAGGTCCCGGTCCTGCTGCGGGCCGGCGCGGTCAGCGTCGAGCAGCTGAGGGAGGTCATCCCGGACCTGGAGGCCGGCAGTTGA